The nucleotide sequence CGACTGCCTGCTGGGCGATACGGGCGCAGGCCAGGGAGTAGAACCTCAGCACCGCTGGATCCAGGGGCGCGTGGTGCTCGATCAGCATCGTCTGCTGCCGCACCGACACCAGACCGGCCGCGGCGAGCCACCGGTGGAGGTCGCGGGTGCGCAGCAGCTGGCGGGCATAGCCGGGTGCTCCGGCGGCACGACGGAAGAAGTCCGTGAAGAGGAAGGGATCCGCAGGGCGGACGGTGATCAGGGCGGCGTCCAGGTCTTTGACCGCCACGATGCCGCCCGGCCGTACCACGCGCCGCAGTTCTCCCAGCGCTCTCAGGATCTCCTCGTCGTCGAGGTACTGCGTGGTGTTCGCGCACCAGACCGCGTCGAAGGTGTCGTCCGCGTAGGGCAGGTTCAGGATGTCTCCCTGTCGTGCCTCCACGGAGCGCCCGGAACGTCCGGACCGTCCGGAGCTCATCCGGGCGGCGGCGAGCCCCACGTTCTCCTCGGCGAGGTCGATCGCGGACAGCCGGCCGTCGGCGCCGATGACGTCGGCCAGCCAGGGCAGGAAGGCACCCGTGCCGCACCCGGCGTCCAGCACATGCCAGCCGGACCGGATGCCCGCCTGGTCCAGGGCGGCCTGGTAATGCGTTGCGCACGCCTCAAAGTGCGCGTCGACGATCTCCCCGCTGGTGAAGCCGAGGCCGGTCGACGCGGTGTACCCCCAGGACGCGTGATCCTTCGTCAGCATGCGTTCTCCCTGTTCCGGTCCGCCGTGGCGACGTCGTCGAGCAGTGCGGACAGGATCGTGTTGATCCGCTCGGGTGCTTCGAGCGGCTGGAGGTGGCCGACCTCCGGCAGGACGACCAGCCGCCCCTGGCGCAGGGCCGCGGCCGTCCGCGTCGCCTCCTCGGCGCCGACGAGCAGGTCCTCGGCGCCGGTGACGACCACCGCGGGTATGTCGGTGGCGCGCAGTACGTCCATGGAGTCGGGGCGGCGCGCGATGGCGCGTTGCGCCCAGGCGAGGGCCTTCGGCGGGGCTGCCCGTGCCATCGCCATCACCTCCGTGAGGCTGTTCGGACGCCTGGCGCGTGTGGTGCTCCCCAGGAGCAGGGGGGTGGTGCGGGT is from Streptomyces sp. NBC_01314 and encodes:
- a CDS encoding alpha/beta fold hydrolase, translating into MARAAPPKALAWAQRAIARRPDSMDVLRATDIPAVVVTGAEDLLVGAEEATRTAAALRQGRLVVLPEVGHLQPLEAPERINTILSALLDDVATADRNRENAC
- a CDS encoding class I SAM-dependent methyltransferase codes for the protein MLTKDHASWGYTASTGLGFTSGEIVDAHFEACATHYQAALDQAGIRSGWHVLDAGCGTGAFLPWLADVIGADGRLSAIDLAEENVGLAAARMSSGRSGRSGRSVEARQGDILNLPYADDTFDAVWCANTTQYLDDEEILRALGELRRVVRPGGIVAVKDLDAALITVRPADPFLFTDFFRRAAGAPGYARQLLRTRDLHRWLAAAGLVSVRQQTMLIEHHAPLDPAVLRFYSLACARIAQQAVDLGVDGDWRPFLDPENPTGPLRHPHGYISEGNTVAVGVVPPAPAR